Proteins encoded in a region of the Nitrospira sp. genome:
- a CDS encoding acyloxyacyl hydrolase yields the protein MRRCMCVTVLVLMGLIFVQVGIAGPAQAGDFAFESIRLRGGFSGGSPLGRERQSDFQQADLAATVRLPWEKELGGGWILGTRMLASIGMLRGANETNGIMTIVPLDIVLGRKDGLIAIDVGGGGALLSDYKFGRQNFGGAGQFIWTFGITSRVAGPLGIGYHFQHYSDATLYGQDSRGVDLHLIELIYWFDRRD from the coding sequence ATGCGTAGATGTATGTGCGTGACCGTCCTGGTGCTGATGGGGCTGATATTTGTTCAGGTTGGAATTGCCGGGCCGGCTCAAGCCGGAGATTTTGCCTTCGAGTCGATCCGACTCAGGGGCGGGTTCAGCGGCGGCTCCCCGCTTGGGCGAGAGCGACAGAGTGATTTCCAGCAGGCAGACCTTGCGGCGACAGTTCGACTTCCTTGGGAGAAGGAGCTTGGCGGAGGCTGGATACTCGGCACGAGGATGCTTGCATCGATCGGCATGCTACGCGGGGCCAACGAAACTAATGGGATCATGACAATCGTGCCGCTTGATATTGTCTTGGGGCGCAAGGATGGACTGATAGCGATCGACGTCGGAGGGGGAGGGGCCCTGCTCAGCGATTATAAATTCGGCCGGCAGAATTTCGGCGGAGCCGGTCAATTCATCTGGACGTTCGGCATAACCAGCCGCGTGGCTGGACCGCTCGGAATCGGCTATCACTTTCAGCATTATTCGGATGCTACGCTCTATGGGCAAGACAGCCGCGGGGTCGATCTCCATCTCATCGAGCTGATCTATTGGTTTGATCGACGAGACTAG
- the rpmF gene encoding 50S ribosomal protein L32, with product MPNPKHKHSRARRDKRRTQKLRMTPPGMSVCPQCHELKLPHYTCLNCGTYKGKAVIQVEES from the coding sequence ATGCCTAATCCGAAACATAAACATTCTCGCGCACGCCGCGACAAGCGACGCACACAAAAGCTGCGGATGACCCCTCCGGGGATGTCCGTATGTCCGCAGTGTCACGAGCTGAAGCTGCCGCATTACACTTGTTTGAACTGTGGGACATACAAGGGGAAGGCAGTTATTCAGGTCGAAGAGTCCTAG
- a CDS encoding single-stranded DNA-binding protein: protein MAGFNKVILMGNLTRNPELRYTPSGTPVASFGLAVSRRFKQGEELKEEVCFVDIVVFGKQAEHCGQYLSKGNGAIIEGRLQQRRWETEDGQKRSKHEVVAQSVTFMPKRQDGGGTSGGPGGEPPIHDEPSYEFDEQH from the coding sequence GTGGCCGGATTTAATAAAGTCATCCTCATGGGCAATCTCACGCGGAATCCCGAGCTCCGGTATACGCCGAGCGGGACTCCGGTCGCGAGCTTCGGACTGGCGGTGAGCCGACGGTTCAAGCAGGGTGAAGAGCTGAAAGAGGAAGTCTGTTTTGTAGACATCGTGGTGTTCGGCAAGCAGGCGGAACATTGCGGACAGTATTTGAGCAAGGGCAACGGGGCGATCATTGAAGGGCGGCTCCAGCAACGCCGCTGGGAAACGGAAGACGGGCAGAAGCGCAGCAAGCACGAGGTCGTGGCCCAGAGCGTGACCTTCATGCCGAAGCGCCAGGATGGCGGCGGGACGAGCGGCGGACCGGGCGGTGAGCCGCCGATTCATGACGAACCCAGCTATGAGTTTGACGAACAGCATTGA
- the rpsF gene encoding 30S ribosomal protein S6, whose translation MELYESLFIIRPSVSDEETNTLIDKMKAVADKTGAQFIKAENWGKKKLAYEVRHERKGTYAYFYFRAPNTTVGELERAYRLEDNILKFLTVHLEKELVPPRPLEASAQETDGGRI comes from the coding sequence ATGGAGCTGTACGAGTCTCTGTTCATTATTCGTCCGTCCGTCTCCGACGAGGAGACCAATACCCTCATCGATAAGATGAAAGCCGTGGCCGATAAGACCGGCGCGCAATTCATCAAGGCCGAGAATTGGGGCAAGAAGAAGCTTGCCTACGAAGTGCGGCATGAGCGGAAAGGCACCTATGCCTATTTCTACTTTCGCGCCCCCAACACGACGGTCGGCGAGCTCGAGCGGGCCTACCGTTTGGAAGACAACATCCTCAAGTTCTTGACCGTCCATCTTGAAAAAGAATTAGTTCCGCCGCGTCCGTTGGAGGCCTCAGCGCAGGAGACCGACGGTGGCCGGATTTAA
- the pth gene encoding aminoacyl-tRNA hydrolase, translated as MHLLVGLGNPGKAYARTRHNVGMWAIERAAARWSIRLASRGTAQRGSGRLGSEFIELAGLLDWMNLTGPPLKGLLREFKIKPDNLILIHDDLDLEPGRLRIKQGGGAGGHNGIKSVIEALGTPQFIRVKIGIGRPAPGMDAADYVLQPVTQEEAAVFTPCLERAVDAMECLIHRGLSTAMNQFNIREKAPQSEEGA; from the coding sequence GTGCATCTCCTCGTCGGACTGGGCAACCCAGGCAAAGCCTACGCCCGGACCCGTCACAACGTCGGTATGTGGGCCATCGAGCGGGCGGCTGCTCGATGGTCTATCCGTCTCGCCTCCCGCGGTACTGCTCAACGAGGATCCGGTCGGCTTGGGTCGGAGTTCATCGAACTCGCCGGCTTGTTGGACTGGATGAATCTCACGGGGCCTCCCCTCAAAGGTTTGCTGCGCGAGTTCAAGATCAAGCCGGACAACTTGATCCTCATTCACGATGATCTCGATTTAGAGCCCGGTCGACTGCGCATCAAGCAAGGCGGCGGGGCCGGTGGGCATAACGGGATTAAATCGGTGATCGAGGCGCTTGGGACTCCCCAGTTTATCCGGGTCAAAATCGGAATCGGTCGGCCCGCTCCTGGCATGGATGCCGCGGACTATGTTCTTCAGCCGGTGACGCAGGAGGAGGCGGCGGTTTTTACGCCATGCCTAGAACGAGCCGTTGACGCAATGGAGTGCCTGATCCACCGAGGTCTTTCCACGGCCATGAATCAATTCAATATTCGTGAGAAGGCGCCGCAAAGCGAAGAAGGGGCATAG
- the ispE gene encoding 4-(cytidine 5'-diphospho)-2-C-methyl-D-erythritol kinase, which produces MTRPHEDSPNPPRSAVTVFAPAKVNLILRVLDRRPDGFHNVWSLMQTVGLEDVVTIRLAPQHTEIRLECDSHSLSVDQTNLVYRAAAAVLVQLQRKIGLDIQMAKRIPMGAGLGGGSSDAAATILGIDRLLNVGWSAARMAEIGQELGSDVPFFFHAPTAVVVGRGEQVRAIHLADARWAVLVNPGFPVETKWAYQQLSATRQGVAPLSDRCTQLASQSRTAWEDVISLASNDFEGPVFATHPVLHQIKRDLLSRGAQLALLSGSGATVFGIFQDEAGARRAAAYFHGRRELKTFVAQTSSGKLRVE; this is translated from the coding sequence GTGACTAGACCGCACGAAGATTCGCCCAATCCCCCTCGATCCGCCGTTACCGTATTCGCTCCAGCCAAGGTTAATCTGATCCTGCGGGTGCTCGATCGCCGTCCGGACGGGTTTCACAATGTGTGGAGCCTCATGCAGACGGTTGGACTTGAAGACGTCGTCACCATTCGCCTGGCTCCGCAGCACACGGAGATTCGGTTAGAGTGCGACAGTCATTCGCTTAGCGTCGATCAGACCAACCTTGTCTATCGTGCCGCGGCAGCGGTGCTCGTGCAATTGCAGCGAAAGATCGGTCTCGACATCCAGATGGCAAAGCGCATTCCAATGGGCGCTGGCCTTGGTGGCGGGAGCAGCGATGCGGCGGCAACCATTCTTGGAATCGATCGACTTCTGAACGTCGGCTGGTCAGCAGCCCGGATGGCGGAAATCGGTCAAGAGCTTGGAAGCGATGTCCCGTTCTTCTTTCATGCGCCGACTGCAGTCGTTGTTGGTCGAGGCGAGCAGGTCAGGGCGATTCACCTGGCCGATGCCCGTTGGGCCGTGCTCGTAAATCCCGGCTTCCCCGTGGAAACGAAATGGGCCTATCAGCAACTGTCTGCAACGCGGCAAGGGGTGGCCCCGCTTTCCGATCGATGCACCCAGCTTGCGTCACAGAGCCGGACTGCATGGGAGGATGTGATCAGCCTGGCTTCAAACGATTTCGAAGGCCCGGTGTTCGCGACGCATCCTGTTCTTCATCAGATCAAGCGGGACTTGTTGAGCCGGGGCGCTCAGCTGGCCTTGTTGTCCGGCAGCGGTGCGACGGTGTTCGGGATATTCCAGGACGAGGCCGGCGCTCGCCGGGCGGCTGCGTACTTTCACGGGCGGCGGGAATTGAAGACATTTGTGGCGCAGACCAGTTCTGGAAAACTGCGAGTCGAGTGA
- a CDS encoding DUF177 domain-containing protein produces the protein MSQRDAIQAWGAGVSPEIMMDLLTPHLADITADGLSLTGDVTAEELGLTEADTQLEGALAVGLDLTQVERTICVTGVVEGTAIRECVRCSAHFSEPLAFALRVVYEPEPKAVSPAAKRVDHRKKAVEPVDVEPDETDDEIYHYAGDHLELAPMLREQVILSNPMHPLCKVDCAGLCQHCGKNLNEGRCACPDEAPTNPFQVLKSLKTEQK, from the coding sequence GTGAGTCAGCGTGACGCGATACAGGCGTGGGGAGCCGGCGTGTCGCCGGAGATCATGATGGATCTGCTCACTCCGCATCTTGCAGATATCACCGCCGACGGGTTGTCGCTGACGGGTGACGTGACCGCCGAGGAGCTGGGACTGACCGAAGCAGACACGCAGCTCGAAGGCGCGCTGGCTGTCGGATTGGATTTGACTCAGGTGGAGCGCACGATTTGTGTGACCGGAGTGGTGGAAGGGACGGCCATCCGGGAATGTGTGCGGTGCTCGGCTCATTTTTCTGAGCCGTTGGCGTTTGCGCTCCGCGTGGTGTACGAACCGGAACCGAAGGCGGTGTCGCCGGCGGCCAAGCGGGTCGATCACCGCAAGAAGGCGGTCGAGCCGGTAGACGTCGAGCCGGACGAGACGGATGACGAGATTTATCATTACGCGGGAGATCACTTGGAGCTCGCGCCGATGCTGCGAGAGCAAGTGATTTTGTCGAACCCGATGCATCCGTTGTGCAAAGTAGATTGTGCCGGGTTGTGCCAGCATTGTGGAAAGAATTTGAACGAGGGGCGGTGTGCCTGCCCGGATGAGGCGCCGACCAATCCGTTTCAAGTATTGAAGAGCTTGAAGACTGAACAGAAGTGA
- a CDS encoding ribose-phosphate pyrophosphokinase, protein MNRELKIFSGNANPALAHEICTYLGQKLGAATVSSFSDGEIRVKVDENVRGADIFVVQSTCQPVNDSLLELLIIIDALKRSSANRITAVIPYFGYGRQDRKDQPRVPISAKLVADLISTAGADRVLTMDLHAGQIQGFFNVPVDHLYALPVLLDYITKKKINDLVVVSPDAGGVERARAFAKRLQANLAIIDKRREGPNQAQIMNIIGDVQGKSVMLLDDMIDTAGTIVQGAQACADKGAREVWAACTHAVLSGPALERITKSCLSQVVVTNTIPLRGKEQACPKLHQLSVAPLLGEAIRRIHEDESVSSLFA, encoded by the coding sequence ATGAACAGAGAACTGAAAATATTCTCTGGGAACGCTAATCCTGCGCTTGCCCATGAGATTTGCACCTACCTCGGGCAAAAGCTCGGGGCGGCCACCGTCTCTTCCTTTAGTGACGGCGAGATCCGGGTCAAAGTCGATGAAAATGTGCGCGGCGCTGACATCTTTGTCGTGCAGTCGACTTGTCAGCCTGTGAACGATTCACTTCTGGAGCTGTTGATCATCATCGACGCGCTGAAACGTTCGTCGGCGAACCGGATCACAGCGGTTATTCCCTACTTTGGTTATGGGCGGCAGGATCGGAAGGATCAACCGCGCGTGCCGATTTCGGCGAAGCTGGTGGCCGATTTGATCAGTACCGCGGGTGCCGATCGTGTCTTGACGATGGACCTCCATGCGGGGCAGATTCAGGGGTTTTTCAACGTGCCGGTCGATCACTTGTATGCATTGCCGGTGCTCTTGGATTACATCACCAAGAAGAAGATCAATGACTTAGTTGTGGTGTCGCCGGACGCCGGCGGGGTCGAGCGTGCGCGGGCTTTTGCCAAGCGGCTGCAGGCCAATCTCGCCATTATCGATAAACGCCGTGAAGGCCCGAATCAAGCGCAGATCATGAATATCATCGGCGATGTGCAGGGAAAGAGCGTGATGCTCCTGGACGATATGATCGACACGGCCGGAACCATTGTACAGGGCGCCCAGGCGTGCGCCGACAAAGGGGCGCGGGAAGTGTGGGCCGCCTGTACGCACGCGGTCTTGTCAGGGCCGGCGTTGGAGCGGATCACGAAGTCCTGTCTGTCGCAGGTGGTAGTGACCAATACCATTCCCTTGCGCGGGAAAGAGCAAGCTTGTCCCAAGTTGCATCAACTTTCGGTCGCGCCGTTATTGGGCGAGGCCATTCGGCGTATTCACGAAGACGAATCAGTCAGCTCATTATTTGCCTGA
- the rpsR gene encoding 30S ribosomal protein S18, with translation MERTGGGAGGGDRRDGNGGGGRLFQRRRPCRFCLEKAPIDFKDAGLLRNFLTERGRIVPRRISGNCMRHQRELTISIKRARHIAIISFAEER, from the coding sequence ATGGAACGAACGGGTGGCGGTGCAGGCGGTGGTGATCGCCGTGACGGTAACGGGGGCGGCGGGCGGTTGTTTCAACGGCGTCGGCCGTGCCGGTTTTGCCTGGAAAAGGCCCCGATTGATTTTAAGGATGCCGGGTTGCTTAGGAATTTTCTCACCGAGCGTGGACGAATCGTTCCGCGCCGGATCTCCGGGAACTGCATGCGGCATCAGCGTGAATTGACGATTTCGATCAAGCGCGCCCGGCATATCGCGATCATCAGCTTTGCCGAGGAGCGATAG
- a CDS encoding sigma-54 dependent transcriptional regulator — translation MEKILVVDDEQSLREVLSIMLKRAGYAVTAVSDGEEAIEQLQKEIFDLVITDLRMPKVDGMEVLRAVKSASPETVVLIITAFATADSAVEAMKQGAYDYLTKPFQVDEVQLIIRNALEKRRLTTENILLKREMASQSSFAQLVGQSEAMQKVFDVVKKVADSKSNVLICGESGTGKELVARAIHYNSARSPLPFVAVNCSAVPETLLESELFGHMKGSFTGAISNKAGLFEVANGGTIFLDEIGDTTPTIQVKLLRVIQEREFRRVGGTQDIKVDVRIVAATNKDLEKAVADGSFREDLYYRLDVIPIRLPPLRLRSGDIPLLVTHFLTRFSKESGKPMPTISPEAMQVLLGHEWRGNVRELENLIERVVAFSTGGPVTDADMRGWLHRTVSPQQQGGVPTELPEDGLDLEGMINGLEKDLLLKALERTQWVKKKAARLLRLNTRSFRYRLEKYAIKGGRD, via the coding sequence ATGGAAAAGATCTTAGTCGTTGACGATGAGCAGAGTTTGCGGGAAGTGTTGAGCATCATGCTCAAGCGGGCGGGGTATGCCGTCACGGCGGTGTCGGATGGTGAAGAGGCGATTGAACAGTTGCAGAAAGAAATTTTCGATCTCGTGATTACCGACCTGCGGATGCCCAAAGTGGATGGAATGGAAGTGCTCCGGGCCGTCAAGTCCGCCTCGCCAGAAACTGTGGTCCTGATCATTACGGCCTTTGCCACGGCGGACTCGGCCGTTGAGGCGATGAAGCAGGGCGCGTACGACTATCTTACGAAGCCGTTCCAGGTTGATGAAGTGCAATTGATCATCCGGAATGCACTCGAGAAACGGCGGTTGACGACAGAGAACATCTTGTTGAAGCGCGAGATGGCGAGTCAGTCGTCCTTTGCCCAGTTGGTGGGACAGAGTGAGGCGATGCAGAAGGTGTTCGATGTGGTGAAGAAAGTCGCCGACTCAAAGAGCAATGTGTTGATTTGCGGAGAGAGCGGGACCGGCAAAGAACTCGTCGCTCGGGCGATCCACTACAATAGTGCGCGGAGCCCCTTGCCGTTTGTGGCCGTGAATTGCAGTGCGGTGCCCGAAACGCTCTTGGAGAGCGAGTTATTCGGGCATATGAAGGGCTCGTTCACGGGTGCCATTTCCAACAAAGCCGGGCTGTTCGAAGTCGCGAACGGAGGCACGATTTTCTTGGATGAGATCGGGGACACGACGCCGACGATCCAGGTGAAGTTATTGCGGGTGATTCAGGAACGCGAATTTCGTCGAGTCGGCGGGACGCAGGATATTAAGGTCGATGTGCGCATCGTGGCTGCGACGAATAAAGATCTTGAGAAGGCCGTGGCGGATGGCTCCTTCCGTGAAGATCTGTACTACCGTTTGGATGTCATTCCGATCCGTCTCCCACCGCTTCGACTGCGTTCCGGTGATATTCCGCTGCTCGTCACGCATTTTCTCACGCGGTTTTCCAAGGAAAGCGGGAAACCGATGCCGACGATCAGCCCTGAGGCAATGCAAGTACTGTTAGGGCATGAGTGGCGTGGCAATGTGCGAGAGCTGGAAAACTTGATTGAGCGAGTGGTCGCATTCTCAACCGGGGGCCCAGTGACGGACGCTGACATGCGTGGATGGCTTCACCGGACAGTATCGCCCCAACAACAGGGCGGGGTCCCGACCGAACTGCCGGAAGATGGGTTAGACCTTGAGGGAATGATCAATGGCCTTGAGAAGGACCTCCTGCTGAAGGCGTTGGAGCGGACCCAGTGGGTGAAAAAGAAAGCGGCCAGATTGCTCCGGCTCAACACCCGATCATTCCGCTACCGGCTCGAGAAGTATGCTATAAAGGGAGGCCGTGACTAG
- a CDS encoding 50S ribosomal protein L25 translates to MKFDLAVTVREQSGKGIARQLRRSGKIPAVLYGQGECVLLTVNPDELVKILKAQAGSTVLVSLTVDGAKTKASRTALLRDYQVDPITGSVLHADLFEISMDKPIRVKVPVHVTGGIPVGVKEGGVLHNNARELHIECLPAVLPDQIDVDASSLGISQGIHLKDVARREGIRFLDDEDLMIVSVAAPISDAKLEALLTGGAGAAASEPEVVAKGKEAGEGGEPAKAGAAAAGDAKGGDKKAAGKDAPKAEKKEPEKKK, encoded by the coding sequence ATGAAATTTGATTTAGCAGTGACCGTACGGGAGCAATCGGGGAAGGGTATCGCGCGCCAGCTACGACGGAGCGGCAAGATCCCCGCGGTGCTCTATGGGCAGGGAGAATGTGTGCTTCTCACGGTCAACCCCGATGAACTGGTGAAGATTCTCAAGGCGCAAGCCGGCAGCACGGTGCTCGTGTCATTGACCGTAGACGGCGCCAAGACTAAGGCGAGTCGCACGGCATTGTTGCGTGATTATCAGGTGGATCCCATTACCGGCAGTGTGTTGCATGCCGATTTGTTTGAAATCTCCATGGACAAGCCGATTCGCGTGAAAGTGCCGGTGCACGTCACCGGCGGCATTCCTGTCGGCGTAAAAGAAGGCGGCGTGTTGCATAATAATGCCCGTGAACTCCATATCGAATGTTTGCCGGCGGTGCTGCCGGACCAGATCGACGTGGATGCGTCTTCACTCGGAATCAGCCAAGGCATTCACCTGAAGGATGTGGCGCGGCGCGAGGGTATCCGATTCCTCGACGACGAAGATCTGATGATTGTAAGTGTCGCGGCGCCGATCTCCGATGCCAAGCTGGAAGCACTGCTGACTGGTGGCGCAGGCGCAGCGGCGTCCGAGCCGGAAGTTGTGGCGAAGGGCAAGGAAGCAGGCGAAGGCGGAGAGCCTGCGAAGGCGGGCGCGGCCGCAGCCGGAGATGCCAAAGGTGGCGACAAGAAAGCCGCCGGTAAGGATGCTCCGAAAGCTGAAAAGAAGGAACCTGAAAAGAAGAAGTAG